One window of the Amycolatopsis mediterranei genome contains the following:
- a CDS encoding FAD-dependent monooxygenase, giving the protein MLLVGDAAHQHSPAGGQGTNTGLRDAANLSWKPAAAVQRRGPEALLDSYHDERRPHRQGRAAQQRAEPAAGDPV; this is encoded by the coding sequence GTGCTGCTCGTCGGCGACGCCGCGCACCAGCACTCCCCCGCCGGCGGTCAGGGCACGAACACCGGCCTCCGGGACGCCGCGAACCTGAGCTGGAAACCGGCCGCCGCCGTTCAGCGGCGGGGACCGGAGGCGCTGCTCGACAGCTACCACGACGAGCGCCGCCCCCATCGGCAAGGCCGTGCTGCGCAGCAGCGGGCCGAACCTGCGGCCGGCGATCCGGTGTGA
- a CDS encoding UPF0158 family protein, with protein sequence MLGLDKFDLDAIAVALQDQTGYEYFHLINPLTGEIAFWSRDGGIDGNHPVDLDDLDLIVIHPLPSSVWYQDMADFADGISDEQAGRRLARAIRGRGAFRHFKDELHQEYPELLAAWHEFSDLRARRRAVEWLADNALVERVTSDRFAAEHPDPGLP encoded by the coding sequence ATGCTCGGCTTGGACAAGTTCGACCTCGACGCGATCGCGGTGGCGTTGCAGGACCAGACCGGCTACGAGTACTTCCACTTGATCAACCCGCTGACCGGCGAGATCGCGTTCTGGTCCCGGGACGGCGGCATCGACGGCAACCACCCCGTCGACCTCGACGACCTGGACCTGATCGTGATCCACCCCCTGCCGTCCTCCGTCTGGTACCAGGACATGGCGGACTTCGCGGACGGCATCAGCGATGAACAGGCCGGCCGCCGGCTGGCGAGAGCCATCCGGGGCAGAGGTGCCTTCCGCCACTTCAAGGACGAATTGCACCAGGAGTACCCGGAACTCCTCGCGGCTTGGCACGAGTTCAGTGACCTCCGGGCGCGGCGTCGCGCCGTGGAATGGCTCGCCGACAACGCGCTCGTCGAGCGAGTCACCTCCGATCGATTCGCTGCCGAGCACCCCGATCCCGGCCTGCCCTGA
- a CDS encoding RICIN domain-containing protein: MARAPVLVADVYGRAATGGAQVVQWTANNGPNQQWQLTPA; encoded by the coding sequence GTGGCTCGAGCACCGGTCCTGGTCGCGGACGTGTACGGCCGAGCGGCCACCGGCGGCGCGCAGGTCGTCCAATGGACGGCCAACAACGGACCCAACCAGCAATGGCAGCTGACACCGGCGTGA
- a CDS encoding tetratricopeptide repeat protein: MAPSQERPPRPAVTNTLVGTNAGYSVQAGNIDQVNFYGPPARPPARRAFLPEYGLPPRFGPSFLLRSEYQVIPFHGRHGELAALTAWCAADEETGVRLITGPGGQGKTRLALELITGAAEQGWLAGRLRPGCDEQTLWDLCGAGDGTLVVIDYAETQPALLTTLFRAAAERQEGSGPLRLLLLARSSEAWWPQLRINAPDHLAALWDDDDTERALPVLFDRAADRPRRFAEAVATFAAKLGLPADGVAEPTDLAQDRFGPALALHMTALAALLDHQGSETPPSAAFRDPAGRVLDHEQRYWADAARAAELPYHRPRLLRAVMTAATGCGADRREQAVELLGHLPDLAGEHERVLGRYADWVHELHPGPCWLNPLQPDLLGERLLADALAEQSELAGALGRGATGPDQQGTLWTVLGRAVDRHAAARSALPAILAAGPDTLWLAGTLLVSYLPRPDLLLPALIDAIDDVTDPRILVGGVDHLPHAHRNSALKIAAAERALHRFGELPERDVAVEASLCSDLADGLVSAGRFEESLDALQTAIDLYGELVRSRPEQYASRYLRAKANYAAQLDNCDRHDEAREVNEQVTKDAERYGLADDGYLIAQVLWGRSAIFKHLERPLKAEKMMARAVGTCREAANGGDKYAAAQLPIMIMNLANRQSDLGWHEEALATIEESVRLMRRLDHAYPDPLNPTPPQILYNYAQCLLDRDRPEEARAVIVEAVHRLRRVTEFNTGSLWLLWSALRLWGVRLWKSDFSDDTVRAEYAELAALQDRDDWPIDGLRGESAFSAWMGYGLKLFEAGDKDEGTRWMNRARDLPYGRMNRPLFSDLI; encoded by the coding sequence ATGGCGCCGTCGCAGGAGAGACCGCCCCGCCCCGCCGTCACCAACACACTGGTGGGGACCAACGCCGGGTACTCGGTGCAGGCCGGGAACATCGATCAGGTCAACTTCTACGGGCCGCCGGCCCGGCCGCCGGCGCGGCGCGCGTTCCTGCCCGAGTACGGCCTGCCGCCGAGGTTCGGCCCCAGTTTCCTGCTGCGCAGCGAATACCAGGTCATCCCGTTCCACGGCCGGCACGGCGAACTCGCCGCCCTGACCGCGTGGTGCGCCGCCGACGAGGAGACCGGCGTCCGGCTGATCACCGGACCGGGTGGCCAGGGCAAGACCCGGCTCGCGTTGGAGCTGATCACCGGGGCTGCCGAACAGGGCTGGTTGGCCGGGCGGCTGCGCCCCGGCTGCGACGAGCAGACCCTGTGGGACCTGTGCGGCGCCGGCGACGGCACCCTGGTGGTGATCGACTACGCGGAAACCCAGCCGGCGCTGCTGACCACGTTGTTCCGGGCCGCGGCCGAACGCCAGGAGGGCAGCGGCCCACTACGGCTGCTGCTGCTCGCCCGCAGCTCGGAGGCCTGGTGGCCGCAGCTGCGGATCAACGCCCCGGATCACCTCGCCGCACTGTGGGACGACGACGACACCGAACGCGCCCTGCCCGTGCTGTTCGACCGCGCCGCCGACCGGCCCCGCCGGTTCGCCGAGGCGGTCGCGACGTTCGCCGCGAAACTCGGCCTGCCCGCCGACGGGGTGGCCGAACCCACCGACCTCGCCCAGGACCGCTTCGGCCCGGCCCTGGCCCTGCACATGACCGCGCTGGCCGCGCTGCTGGACCACCAGGGTTCGGAAACGCCGCCATCAGCCGCCTTCCGCGACCCGGCCGGCCGCGTACTGGACCACGAACAGCGCTACTGGGCGGACGCCGCGCGGGCCGCCGAACTGCCGTACCACCGGCCCCGGCTGCTGCGCGCGGTGATGACGGCGGCGACCGGATGCGGCGCGGACCGCCGGGAGCAGGCCGTCGAGCTGCTGGGCCACCTGCCGGATCTGGCCGGTGAGCACGAGCGCGTCCTCGGCCGGTACGCCGACTGGGTCCACGAGCTGCACCCGGGCCCGTGCTGGCTGAACCCGCTGCAACCCGACCTGCTCGGCGAGCGGTTGCTGGCCGACGCGCTGGCCGAACAGTCGGAGCTGGCCGGCGCGCTCGGCCGTGGGGCCACCGGACCGGACCAGCAGGGGACGCTGTGGACCGTCCTGGGCCGCGCGGTGGACCGGCATGCGGCGGCACGGTCCGCGCTGCCCGCCATCCTCGCCGCCGGCCCGGACACCCTGTGGCTGGCCGGCACCCTGCTGGTGTCCTACCTGCCCCGCCCCGACCTGCTGCTCCCCGCGTTGATCGACGCCATCGACGACGTCACAGATCCGCGGATCCTGGTGGGCGGGGTGGACCACCTGCCGCACGCCCATCGCAATTCGGCGCTCAAGATCGCGGCCGCCGAGCGCGCCCTGCACCGGTTCGGCGAACTCCCCGAACGCGATGTCGCGGTGGAGGCGAGCCTGTGCTCCGATCTGGCCGACGGCCTTGTCTCCGCCGGCCGTTTCGAGGAGTCGTTGGACGCGCTGCAGACGGCGATCGACCTGTACGGCGAGTTGGTCCGCAGCCGGCCCGAGCAGTACGCGTCCAGGTATCTCAGGGCGAAGGCGAACTACGCCGCCCAGCTGGACAATTGCGATCGTCACGACGAGGCGCGCGAGGTGAACGAGCAGGTAACGAAGGATGCGGAGCGCTACGGCCTGGCCGACGACGGCTACCTGATCGCCCAGGTCCTGTGGGGCCGCTCGGCGATCTTCAAGCACCTGGAGCGGCCGTTGAAGGCCGAGAAGATGATGGCCAGGGCGGTGGGCACGTGCCGGGAGGCCGCCAATGGCGGAGACAAGTACGCCGCCGCCCAGCTGCCGATCATGATCATGAACCTGGCCAACCGGCAAAGCGACCTCGGCTGGCACGAGGAAGCGCTGGCCACCATCGAGGAATCCGTACGGCTGATGCGCCGGCTGGACCACGCGTACCCCGACCCGCTGAACCCGACCCCTCCGCAGATTCTCTACAACTACGCGCAATGCCTTCTCGACCGCGATCGGCCCGAAGAGGCCAGGGCGGTGATCGTCGAAGCGGTGCACCGGCTGCGGCGGGTGACCGAGTTCAACACCGGAAGCCTGTGGCTGCTGTGGTCGGCGTTGCGCCTGTGGGGCGTGCGGCTGTGGAAGAGCGACTTCAGCGACGACACCGTCCGCGCCGAGTACGCGGAACTGGCCGCCCTGCAGGACCGCGACGACTGGCCGATCGACGGCCTACGGGGCGAAAGTGCGTTCAGCGCGTGGATGGGCTACGGACTGAAGCTCTTCGAAGCCGGCGACAAGGATGAGGGCACACGCTGGATGAACCGCGCCCGTGACCTGCCGTACGGACGCATGAACCGACCGCTCTTCAGCGACCTCATCTGA
- a CDS encoding oxidoreductase produces MESDQDVVHEGLSGRRVLVTGGSRGLGAAIVRRFAAAGATVLASARTPPEPGELPATFFAADLATADGAADLARRVLDTAGGVDVLVDNAGSASPPADTLVRSDESWESDLALNLLGAVRLDRHLVPGMVERGRGVVVHVSSIASRLPQPGQVAYAAAKAALNTYSRALAAELGPSGVRVVNVLPGFIPTPGAIAHHRKIAESRGVSLEQAQRDLATSLNVPMARPGSPEDAAELVVFLASDRARWLTGAQYRVDGGILPVV; encoded by the coding sequence ATGGAATCCGATCAAGACGTCGTCCACGAAGGACTGTCCGGCCGCCGGGTGCTCGTGACCGGCGGCAGCAGGGGACTGGGAGCGGCGATCGTCCGGCGCTTCGCGGCCGCCGGGGCCACCGTCCTGGCCTCCGCCCGCACACCGCCGGAGCCAGGTGAACTGCCCGCGACGTTCTTCGCGGCCGACCTCGCCACCGCCGACGGGGCCGCGGACCTGGCCCGCCGGGTGCTCGACACCGCGGGCGGCGTCGACGTCCTGGTCGACAACGCCGGCAGCGCCTCGCCGCCGGCGGACACCCTGGTCCGCAGTGACGAGAGCTGGGAGAGCGACTTGGCGCTCAACCTGCTGGGCGCGGTCCGGCTCGATCGGCACCTCGTGCCCGGGATGGTCGAACGCGGGCGCGGCGTGGTCGTCCACGTTTCGTCGATCGCCAGCCGGTTGCCGCAGCCGGGCCAGGTCGCCTACGCGGCGGCGAAAGCCGCGCTCAACACCTACAGCCGGGCCTTGGCCGCCGAGCTGGGCCCGAGCGGCGTGCGGGTGGTGAACGTGCTGCCCGGCTTCATCCCCACGCCGGGGGCGATCGCCCACCACCGCAAGATCGCCGAGAGCCGCGGCGTCAGCCTCGAGCAGGCCCAGCGGGACCTGGCCACCAGCCTCAACGTCCCGATGGCCCGGCCCGGCTCACCCGAAGACGCGGCCGAACTCGTCGTGTTCCTCGCCTCCGACCGCGCCCGTTGGCTGACCGGGGCGCAGTACCGGGTGGACGGCGGGATCCTGCCCGTCGTCTGA
- a CDS encoding TetR/AcrR family transcriptional regulator gives MSERADGRRTDTRERIRATALEMFTTQGYERTTLAEVADRLAITRPAVYHHFRSKEDVLTSSYGRVLPELAELTESLQPTPAPWQRRSDALDRFAELIRSEHGALLVCARVNEHALAGLPAAAELLHHLDALTRSLGPATDIEGRMRARLALSTLVMAESRGAQLGGTAAERATAALALARELLNPK, from the coding sequence ATGAGCGAACGCGCCGACGGCCGGCGTACCGACACCCGCGAGCGCATCCGCGCCACCGCCCTGGAGATGTTCACGACGCAGGGGTACGAGCGGACCACGCTGGCCGAGGTCGCGGACCGGCTCGCCATCACCCGCCCGGCGGTCTACCACCACTTCCGCAGCAAGGAGGACGTGCTGACGAGCTCGTACGGCCGGGTCCTGCCCGAGCTCGCCGAGCTCACGGAGTCCCTGCAGCCGACGCCGGCGCCCTGGCAGCGGCGCAGCGACGCGTTGGACCGGTTCGCCGAGCTCATCCGGAGCGAGCACGGCGCGTTGCTCGTGTGCGCCCGGGTGAACGAGCACGCGCTCGCCGGCCTCCCGGCGGCGGCCGAGCTGCTCCACCACCTCGACGCTCTCACGCGCTCACTCGGCCCGGCCACCGACATCGAGGGCCGCATGCGCGCCCGGCTCGCCCTGAGCACCCTGGTGATGGCCGAGTCACGCGGCGCGCAGCTCGGCGGAACCGCGGCGGAACGGGCTACCGCGGCGCTCGCGCTGGCCCGTGAACTGCTGAACCCGAAGTAG
- a CDS encoding YciI family protein, which translates to MTEEQMRQSHARLGEIEREMATAGAWVFSGRLHEPDTATVVRESDGELLTTDGPFAESKDHLGGFYVIEAADLDAALGWAAKVTGCIKVPIEVRPFARSPASPTSRWLDRGGRRGRGRPHLLHGVRPIAGRPRRFLR; encoded by the coding sequence TTGACCGAGGAGCAGATGCGGCAATCGCATGCGCGGCTCGGCGAGATCGAGCGGGAGATGGCGACCGCGGGTGCCTGGGTGTTCTCCGGCCGCTTGCACGAGCCGGACACGGCCACCGTCGTGCGCGAGTCGGACGGAGAGCTGCTGACGACCGACGGCCCGTTCGCGGAGTCGAAGGATCATCTCGGTGGCTTCTACGTCATCGAGGCCGCCGATCTCGACGCCGCACTCGGCTGGGCGGCCAAGGTCACCGGGTGCATCAAGGTGCCGATCGAGGTTCGCCCGTTCGCCCGTTCGCCGGCTTCGCCGACGAGCCGATGGCTTGACCGAGGTGGTCGACGAGGCCGTGGTCGGCCGCATCTTCTGCACGGAGTCAGGCCGATCGCTGGCCGCCCTCGTCGGTTTCTGCGGTGA
- a CDS encoding ArsR/SmtB family transcription factor produces the protein MVVPPIGEVDLGQVFRALADPLRRAVVVELAADASDGERACSSFPMPVAKSTKTHHWRALREAGLIVQRDAGNGTFVRLRRAEFEQQFPGLLATLTALTR, from the coding sequence ATGGTGGTGCCGCCGATCGGCGAAGTCGACCTCGGGCAAGTTTTCCGCGCACTGGCGGACCCGTTGCGTCGCGCGGTCGTCGTCGAACTCGCCGCTGACGCGTCCGATGGTGAGCGCGCGTGCTCCTCGTTCCCCATGCCGGTGGCGAAGTCGACGAAGACTCACCATTGGCGGGCGCTGCGCGAGGCCGGGCTGATCGTGCAGCGTGACGCCGGCAACGGCACCTTCGTCCGCCTGCGCCGGGCGGAATTCGAGCAGCAGTTCCCCGGACTGCTCGCCACCCTGACTGCGCTGACCCGCTAG
- a CDS encoding haloacid dehalogenase type II — MLCVFDVNETLLDLAALDDFFAGLTGDPSARRDWFDLMIHNALALTAARSYQPFGKIAAACLPAIAATRGRTATPEHQRELGERLRRLPAHPDVHEAITRLRAAGFGVVTLTNSVATVAEDQLRNAGLRPLVDAVYSADQVGHLKPAPEPYQLVLATEQVAPSDAVLIAAHGWDITGAAAAGLATAFVSRGRHRPLPASGTPTFTATDVDDVATQLIARHAGR, encoded by the coding sequence ATGCTCTGCGTGTTCGACGTCAACGAGACCCTGCTCGACCTGGCCGCGCTCGACGACTTCTTCGCCGGCCTCACCGGCGACCCCAGCGCCCGCCGGGACTGGTTCGACCTGATGATCCACAATGCTCTGGCACTGACGGCGGCCCGAAGCTACCAGCCGTTCGGCAAGATCGCCGCAGCGTGCCTGCCGGCCATCGCGGCCACCCGCGGCCGCACCGCAACCCCCGAGCACCAACGCGAACTCGGGGAGCGCCTGCGCCGGCTTCCGGCCCATCCCGACGTGCACGAAGCGATCACCCGCCTCCGCGCCGCCGGGTTCGGCGTGGTCACCCTGACCAACTCCGTCGCCACCGTCGCCGAGGACCAGTTGCGCAACGCCGGTCTCCGCCCGCTGGTCGACGCCGTCTACTCCGCCGACCAGGTCGGTCACCTCAAGCCGGCCCCGGAGCCCTACCAACTCGTGCTGGCAACCGAGCAGGTCGCCCCCTCCGACGCGGTCCTGATCGCCGCCCACGGCTGGGACATCACCGGCGCGGCGGCGGCCGGCCTCGCCACGGCGTTCGTGAGCCGAGGCCGGCACCGGCCACTCCCCGCCTCCGGCACGCCCACCTTCACCGCGACCGACGTCGACGACGTCGCCACCCAACTCATCGCCCGGCACGCCGGCCGATGA
- a CDS encoding RICIN domain-containing protein, producing MRQNSPRTLYRRFARAALAGATLLAIIDAGQPAAAQPAVATQPALATQPAAAAAAAGAAAIASVDLAGTWSFTPAGRGATSITVPGGGWYKQGFTDVNEAVYSRTITVPDSGQPQSTWIEFGAVNHQATLSVDGRVVATQTTAFTPSNFDITAYAAPGSTHTISVDVKGRGALKASNGRYLVPDAAEWSEAVPQGIYRSAFLRTYPAVSVSDTFVRPSVANKTLSYDVSVRNTSGSSRSVTLTGSLSSDNGTAFSYPELPGRTVTVAAHSTATVTVGPVAWNLDSTSYWWPNVPYRPGYRAQLHRLAVRAVTDDGHTSDTTYRFGFREATQNGDYYYLNGVRVNFRGDNLQGADYDRINNGGKGDAYDTLPGFLPASPNNGGWPQTVDNYQRLNFNVLRVHQEPASPYMLDVADEMGLMLIDETAIRGSQSGQDWIAGHDNMVNHARALVLRDRNHPAVIRWSQANEPNQSGQDSEQFEKDLYAAINGADGTRPVIAELGVGANINSYPGMTYPNFAVISHYIDGFGRYGEGVVTANGRPDGEGEYIWPACNTKQGFEWFATATLAKRGKNATDLRPYTLLSAWAGVVPGVRTTDFTPEEGGHPIYGADNLPDPWNNPQIQRVQAAYNPVAAVDLPFWSASGASDAGGTFPLPQAVPGYARNATVTRNITVFNDDLADTSVGFTWTARLDAPDGAVVASGSTTLTVPLGSRVTQPVSFTTPATGNRVYLQLSTTKSGSPVFTDAVEYFNLAGGGGDGPAPGTYHIVNRNSGKPLAVTGNSTADGAKVVQQSGTATWTIATTSDGSYTLQYVPSGKVLDVNAGSSTAGLQLQQWTANGGTNQMWYLRSTGNGYYTIVSHDSGLAADVSGAATSDGAQVVQWAANGGANQQWQLNRA from the coding sequence ATGCGTCAGAACAGCCCTCGCACGCTATACCGGCGTTTCGCCCGCGCAGCGCTGGCCGGCGCCACACTCCTCGCGATCATCGACGCGGGACAACCCGCCGCAGCACAGCCGGCCGTCGCAACACAGCCGGCCCTCGCAACACAGCCGGCCGCCGCGGCCGCAGCTGCCGGCGCCGCCGCGATCGCCTCGGTCGACCTGGCCGGGACGTGGAGTTTCACGCCGGCGGGCCGGGGGGCGACCTCGATCACCGTGCCCGGCGGCGGCTGGTACAAGCAGGGCTTCACCGACGTGAACGAGGCGGTGTACTCGCGCACCATCACCGTGCCCGACTCGGGTCAGCCGCAGTCGACGTGGATCGAGTTCGGGGCGGTCAACCACCAGGCGACGCTGTCGGTCGACGGCCGGGTGGTGGCGACGCAGACCACGGCGTTCACGCCGTCGAACTTCGACATCACCGCCTACGCGGCCCCCGGCAGCACCCACACGATCAGCGTCGACGTGAAGGGCCGCGGCGCGTTGAAGGCGTCCAACGGCCGGTACCTGGTGCCCGACGCCGCCGAGTGGTCCGAGGCGGTCCCCCAGGGGATCTACCGTTCGGCGTTCCTGCGGACGTACCCGGCGGTGTCCGTCAGCGACACATTCGTGCGTCCGTCGGTGGCGAACAAGACGCTGAGCTACGACGTGTCGGTGCGCAACACGTCGGGCAGTTCCCGGTCGGTGACGTTGACCGGGTCGCTGTCGTCCGACAACGGAACGGCTTTCAGCTACCCGGAACTGCCCGGCCGTACGGTCACCGTGGCCGCCCACTCGACCGCGACCGTGACCGTCGGGCCGGTCGCGTGGAACCTCGACAGCACCTCGTACTGGTGGCCCAACGTGCCGTACCGGCCGGGGTACCGGGCGCAGCTGCACCGGTTGGCGGTGCGTGCCGTCACCGATGACGGGCACACCAGCGACACCACGTACCGGTTCGGGTTCCGGGAGGCCACCCAGAACGGTGACTACTACTACCTCAACGGCGTGCGCGTGAACTTCCGCGGCGACAACCTGCAGGGTGCCGACTACGACCGGATCAACAACGGCGGCAAGGGCGACGCCTACGACACCCTGCCCGGCTTCCTGCCCGCTTCGCCGAACAACGGCGGCTGGCCGCAGACGGTGGACAACTACCAGCGGCTCAACTTCAACGTGCTGCGCGTCCACCAGGAGCCGGCCAGCCCGTACATGCTCGACGTGGCCGACGAGATGGGCCTGATGCTCATCGACGAGACCGCGATCCGCGGCTCCCAATCCGGGCAGGACTGGATCGCCGGGCACGACAACATGGTCAACCACGCCCGTGCGCTGGTCCTGCGCGACCGCAACCACCCCGCGGTCATCCGCTGGAGCCAGGCCAACGAGCCGAACCAGAGCGGCCAGGATTCCGAACAGTTCGAGAAGGACCTGTACGCGGCGATCAACGGCGCCGACGGCACCCGGCCGGTCATTGCCGAGCTGGGCGTCGGCGCGAATATCAACAGTTACCCCGGGATGACGTACCCCAACTTCGCGGTGATCTCGCACTACATCGACGGCTTCGGCAGGTACGGGGAGGGCGTGGTCACCGCGAACGGTCGGCCCGACGGCGAGGGCGAGTACATCTGGCCGGCGTGCAACACCAAGCAGGGCTTCGAGTGGTTCGCCACGGCAACCCTGGCCAAGCGCGGCAAGAACGCCACCGACCTGCGTCCGTACACGCTGCTGTCCGCCTGGGCCGGCGTCGTGCCCGGAGTGCGGACCACCGACTTCACCCCGGAGGAGGGCGGTCACCCCATCTACGGCGCGGACAACCTCCCGGACCCCTGGAACAACCCGCAGATCCAGCGCGTGCAGGCGGCGTACAACCCGGTGGCCGCGGTCGACCTCCCGTTCTGGTCCGCCTCCGGCGCCTCGGACGCAGGCGGCACCTTCCCGCTGCCGCAGGCCGTGCCCGGCTACGCCCGGAACGCCACGGTCACCCGCAACATCACCGTCTTCAACGACGACCTCGCCGACACTTCGGTGGGCTTCACCTGGACGGCGCGGCTCGACGCGCCGGACGGCGCGGTCGTCGCGTCCGGAAGCACGACCCTGACCGTCCCGCTCGGCTCGCGGGTCACCCAGCCGGTGTCCTTCACCACCCCGGCCACCGGCAACCGCGTGTACCTGCAGCTGTCGACCACGAAGTCCGGTAGCCCCGTCTTCACCGACGCGGTGGAGTACTTCAACCTCGCCGGAGGCGGCGGAGACGGACCCGCACCGGGCACCTACCACATCGTCAACCGCAACAGCGGCAAGCCGCTCGCCGTCACGGGCAACTCCACCGCGGACGGTGCCAAGGTGGTCCAGCAGAGCGGCACCGCCACCTGGACCATCGCCACGACCTCCGACGGCTCCTACACCCTCCAGTACGTCCCGAGCGGAAAGGTGCTCGACGTCAACGCCGGCAGCAGCACGGCCGGGCTGCAACTGCAGCAGTGGACGGCCAACGGCGGCACCAACCAGATGTGGTACCTGCGGTCCACCGGCAACGGCTACTACACCATCGTCAGCCACGACAGCGGACTGGCGGCGGACGTCTCCGGTGCGGCGACGAGCGACGGGGCGCAGGTCGTGCAGTGGGCTGCCAACGGCGGGGCCAACCAGCAGTGGCAGCTGAACCGGGCCTGA
- a CDS encoding LysR family transcriptional regulator gives METRELRYFVAVAEELHFGRAAQRLGMAQPPLSRAISQLERRLGAALLQRTSRSVTLTEAGKVMLREARVALDAVEATEHRTRRAAHAAADHPGIVLATKAGASSELLAKLLDAYAAEPGSIRVDVTLCGPGEQTRLLRTGRADVAILHQPHDDTAHFDIEELRTEGQVAILPAGHILTTREHLALNDLADVPDLPLPRWPRPDGSYPAGPGPEVQNHTQLLQLISLGRSLMVAPDSCRSQLSDDVVAVPVADAPTITTVIAWPPHSRSRPVADLVRTALRL, from the coding sequence GTGGAAACCCGAGAGCTGCGGTACTTCGTCGCCGTCGCCGAGGAATTGCATTTCGGGCGGGCAGCACAGCGCCTGGGCATGGCGCAGCCACCGCTGTCACGCGCGATCAGTCAACTCGAACGCCGCCTGGGCGCAGCGCTGTTGCAGCGCACCAGCCGCTCGGTGACGTTGACCGAGGCCGGCAAGGTCATGCTCCGCGAAGCACGGGTGGCCTTGGACGCAGTCGAGGCCACCGAGCATCGCACTCGGCGCGCGGCCCACGCCGCCGCCGACCATCCCGGCATCGTCCTGGCCACCAAAGCCGGCGCCTCCAGTGAGCTGCTGGCGAAACTGCTCGACGCCTATGCCGCCGAACCCGGGTCGATCCGCGTCGACGTGACGCTCTGCGGCCCGGGAGAGCAGACCCGGCTGCTGCGCACCGGCCGCGCGGATGTGGCGATACTGCACCAGCCGCACGACGACACGGCACACTTCGACATCGAGGAGCTCCGCACCGAAGGACAGGTCGCGATCCTCCCGGCCGGGCACATCCTGACCACCCGCGAGCACCTGGCGCTCAACGACCTGGCCGACGTACCGGACCTGCCCCTGCCTCGCTGGCCACGGCCCGACGGCAGCTACCCGGCCGGTCCCGGCCCCGAGGTCCAGAACCACACCCAGCTCCTGCAGCTGATCTCTCTCGGCCGGAGCTTGATGGTGGCGCCCGACTCCTGCCGCTCCCAGCTGAGCGACGACGTGGTCGCCGTACCGGTGGCCGACGCACCAACGATCACCACGGTGATCGCCTGGCCACCGCACAGCCGTTCCCGCCCGGTCGCGGACCTCGTCCGAACAGCTCTGCGACTCTGA
- a CDS encoding SDR family oxidoreductase, with protein sequence MSEAKIALVTGANKGIGYEIAAGLGALGYRVGVGARDEKRRDDAVARLRAGGVDAFGVPLDVTDDDSVSAAAELITHHGGRLDALVNNAGITGGHPQQPSNVDPAVIRTVVETNVIGVVRVTNAMLPLLRRSPSPRIVNMSSSVGSLTRQSGPGSETTTGPVAVAYAPSKTFLNAVTLQYVKELAGTNILINCACPGFVATDLNGFRGIRTPQQGAATAIRLATLPDGGPTGGFFEDAGVVSW encoded by the coding sequence ATGAGTGAAGCGAAGATCGCCCTGGTCACCGGGGCGAACAAGGGCATCGGGTACGAGATCGCGGCCGGTCTGGGAGCGCTGGGCTACCGCGTGGGTGTCGGTGCCCGCGACGAGAAGCGGCGGGACGATGCGGTGGCTCGGCTGCGTGCCGGCGGCGTCGACGCCTTCGGCGTCCCACTGGACGTCACCGACGACGACAGCGTCTCCGCGGCCGCGGAGCTGATCACCCACCACGGCGGACGGCTGGACGCGCTGGTCAACAACGCGGGCATCACCGGCGGCCACCCACAGCAGCCGAGCAACGTCGATCCGGCCGTGATCCGCACGGTCGTGGAGACCAACGTCATCGGCGTCGTCCGGGTCACCAACGCGATGCTGCCGCTGCTGCGCCGCTCGCCGTCGCCGCGGATCGTGAACATGTCCAGCAGCGTCGGGTCCCTGACCCGCCAGTCCGGCCCCGGCAGCGAGACCACCACCGGCCCGGTCGCGGTCGCCTACGCACCGTCGAAGACGTTCCTGAACGCGGTCACCCTGCAGTACGTGAAGGAACTGGCCGGCACGAACATCCTGATCAACTGCGCGTGCCCGGGCTTCGTCGCCACCGACCTCAACGGATTCCGCGGCATCCGCACCCCGCAGCAGGGCGCGGCGACCGCGATCCGCCTGGCCACCCTGCCCGACGGCGGCCCCACGGGCGGGTTCTTCGAGGACGCAGGCGTCGTCTCCTGGTAG